The Oreochromis niloticus isolate F11D_XX linkage group LG18, O_niloticus_UMD_NMBU, whole genome shotgun sequence DNA window CTCTCTTATCCCTCCTTGCGGAAATGCACATTGCAACATGTGGTCAGTGAGTTCTCAGGATAGCATGGGGCCAGTATGTAGCTCTTCTCAAACAGAGGATGAAGTCAAAGAGAGGCGCATCTCTGTTCCTGACATTCTAAGCTGGGGAGGTGGTACATCACAGAAAGCGATGACAACAGCAGCTGAGGCACTCCTCCAAAATAATCATGAGATTCAATGTTATGAAAATGAAGTGGAGAGAAAGTCTGTTTATCAGAGTCCAAGTAAGCCAAAGAATTATCCAGTGGTGGTTAGCAGTGCTGATGATGTAGATTTTGAAGTTCTTTCAAGTTCTAAGGACAGTGAAATGGTCTTTAAGATCCTCAGACTTCCGTCTCTTTTAGAACCCTTTTCACTGTCAACAAGAGATGCAGATTCTGTGGAAATGCTTGTTAAACCTTGTCTATCTAACGGAGATGAAATTCTGCAGGCACTAAATGCACTCCGCAATGGGACAGAAAATGGCAGTGAGACGCATGAAGAGCCTACAGAGATCACTCCAAAGCACACATCTTTAAGTAGATgtcagatgaataaaaatattaatgagTCAGTCTGGTCTGTGGAGTCTCTAGCTCCTTTCATTCCTACTAAGGAGTGGCTACAGCAGAATAGCGTATTTGAACCTGAAGTCATTGTAGAGATGGAGAGGGCTGAAAATAGTAAATGGTCAACCAAAAAAGATGACTCAATTGGTAAATTTTCTAAAGAAAGAAGGCAATCTTCAAGATTTTCTTCTCCTGACTCTGTTCTGGTGTCAGAAAGTGTTCTTACTTTTAGTACCCCAGCTAAGAAGCAAAGTCCTCCAAAGAACCCAGACATGGTGTGTGAAACTGAAGTCTCTGAAACAAAAGGAACTGAAGAAAGCCAAAGCACAGTTCCTTCAGAAAAGTATCCTTTACTTTCACTTACTACCCTGCAGGGTATAATTTTAACTGCCTCCACTGATGAAGATATGAATGACCATGGGTCTTCAGAGCCTGAGGCTAACCAAAGCCCAAACCAGGGAACTCTTATATATGAGCAAGAGGAGAAAAGCTCAGTTGAGAGAAAGGAAACCTGCCTCATTAACTCTGCAGCAGAGGACAAAGTCTCATCCACTTCCCAAATGACTCTCCAAAATGACACACAAATGGAGGTGGCGACTGCAGCACAAAAAGTAGATGGTCAAATGAGAAATGTGGAACTGGGTGTGCCAACAACTGACCAGAAGATGGCTCAAGTGACACCATCAAAGGGGAATTTAGTAGACTGTGCAATCCAGTGTACTGAACTACAGGGTCTAAAGTGTTTATGTAAGGAGTTGAAGGGAGGCGTGGGATCAAACAGAAAGCCTCAAAAATATCCAGGTGGTctgatttatttagttttaaattgttttttcctctcatgGGGGTATAGTGCTCTAACTGCAATTTATCTCCATagacttgaaaaaggcaaatgATGGAAAAGCTGAAGCATTCTGCATGCAGAAAAATTCAAAGAGGAATGGTCAGTGGCGAAACAGAGGTCCAGGTAATGAGATACAAGCGTTACATTAAAATGAGTCATCTGAAGGCCTGCCCAAAAAAAGACTCGAGGTAtctttgctgtcacatttttctAGTGCAAACTTGTTCAGTCCCACAGTGTGACTGAAGTAGCTTCATGCCCATGGTAAGCAAGTTTGCTATTACAAAGACACGTGCAAGGCAAAGGGGGGGGGAGCGGTCTCCACAAAAACTTTATTCTCAGATGGCCTTAGTTTCAAGTCTTTGATTTATATATTTGACAGTCTGACCAAAGGAATCTTGGAGTGCTAGATGACATACTCAATTTGGGAATGCACTGTTGTATACTATACATAGAACTAACGTACTGTACTTTAAAAACCTGATGAAAAATTGCAGCGGAATGCATCTAGGCCATCTAATGAAAGAGTGGCGATGTAGGACCAGTCATTCGTATTAAGTTAATTGAGGTAACACTACTTCTTTGTCGACAGAAAAGCATAATGGCCAGCAGGAAGACTGCAATGGATCCGGAAGCAGACCTGGGAAGTTGAAAGGTGAGTCACTAAATGATCCTGGCTTGTCTTTGGATGAAAAATTCTGCTCACATGGGGCAgatctgattttaaaattgagtACCAATTGGTCAATTTGGTTTATGTGTAGCTGATCATGCTAACATTATCAACAATTATGCAGTAACTTCACAACTCAAACTGAGGTAAATATTGTGTATAAAACAACGTTTCACTACAGTTCTGTAGCACAACATCATTAACTTGATATCCTTAATGGTAGGCTGATGGCATCTGATCTTGGAAGCTAACAAAGGTTGGACCTGGTTAGTAGACCAGGTCAGGAAGTCGATGGTTTGATCCTCTGGTCTGCATGTCCAAGCATCCTTggacaagatactgaaccccgaGTTTGCCGTGTCACATCCGTTGAAGTGTTTGTAAAATTTGGAAAGCATTTAGGCATAGATAACAGTACTGTATGAAATTGTGAAGGTTAagtgtttagaaaaaagcggtgcttgaatgaaaacaaagcatCTTTGCATAAGAAACTGCCCTGAGTGCAAAGTAGAGAAGTGTGTTGTGTCAGTTCACCACAATTTCTCACATCTTACTGAAGTTTGCATTGGTTATTCCTCCTTCAGGTGGGAGTGGAAGGAACCCAAGGTACTGACAGTGACCACACTTCAACACAAGTCAAcacttggttttttttaatttaaattgagTTATTAAAAAGTTTCTTACTTTTCAATAAAAGCATTGTATTAAACATAatttaagtgttttgttttacccTATCTTGCTTGTCAGACATTACTTTGTATGCACAGGTTTCTGACTGGTATAGCAAACTTAACCAGTTcttcaggttaaaaaaaaaagaaaagaaaaatggttACTTAACAACATTCACCCTAAGTCAGTGATAATTTCTCAGCGGTGAGATTGGGTGCTTAGAAAGGTGAGAACTTTTTCCAGAATTGGAATTCACACTTGATGCAGTCATCGAATGCAAGTCTTAACTAGCTTTATTGCAGACAGAAATTCAACAGGGTTAATTGGGAATTACTTTTAACACTAATTTATTTGGCACTTTAAACTTACCAAGACCTAGTTACCCTCATTTGATTTCACAAATTTTCCCACTTCTCAGTGGGGCCAAGCATAATGTCCTCTTTGCTTTGTTCATGGAGGCACTAGCAACAGTAAGATGAAAAGATCAATAGTATTTCAACGGTcaatacagaaaacaaaactagaTACCTTTGTATAAAGATCTCCTTTATACAGTGTTTTATTCAAGATCCATAATATCTATATTTGTTTAATACATGTAGTAAATCTTCAGTTAAGATACTGGGAGCCCACAATGCTGCTGTCATACTGGAGCATTATCCACTAAAGGATTCTCATGTTCCGCTAAACTGGTATATCCTAATTGTAAAATTGTGCTATGCTTCTCCAAAAGTGCTAGTCTCAGCTGTGATTGTTCATCTGACAGGTCAGCcaatgacaaagcagaaaaatcAAGGGGAGGGTGCCCCTGCACAGCCACTTCTTGGGTCATTATCAACATATTGGGGTCATCAAAATTCTCAATGAGGACGATCAACCAACTGTATGTGGTGGATCAACCACATACAGCTCAGTTAGCTGTGTACAAACCTCAGTCCCCAAGTAAACCACTGGAATTTCAAAGAAAATCAGAGCCAGCCATATGGGTGTGTACTTCAACTTCAGTAGTAGACCCAGCACCAGTCTTTGCAACCTGACTTTTTACTCTACAAAACTTAGCAGTGGGACCAGCCCTCCTGCACCAATGACAAATGACCATGACAGAATGATGCAGACAAAACTATGGACTGAGCGAACTCGAACCCAGTTCGTTGCATACTGTGTATCCAGGCTGCTCAGCTTGGCTGACAAGATTTTGCACCATATCTCCAGAAAACAAGGCACAATCATTCATTAGCTTGTGGAATTAAAAGGTATGATAAAGTCATCTGGATCAGAACCAAAAGGTAACACGCCTCTAGAGAAGCCTCTGACAACATCTTCACAGGGGATTTGAAAGAAATGTGGTGTTTATCTTACAGTTTCCAAGTGTTCTGCCAGTAAAGTAAAATCTATGAATTAGACAGTCCAAAAATTACTTTCTCTGTGGAGTTGCTCTGGGGCTGATATGGTGTCAGGGTTAAAGACTGACCCAAATCTATCTTTTGATAATTTGATCACCAAATTCAAAAGTGTGTTTGATAAGGGCATGAACCCTGATCTGGCTGTTCATAGACATTTTACGTAGAAACAAGGTAACAGGAGTGTACCAGACTTttaagtagattttttttttttaatactttttaaaGACCCCTTGCACTCTGGTTCTTGGTCACCCCTGGTTAAGCCTCCATAACCCAAACACAGAGTTGAGCACAAACAGTATCCTTGGCTGGATTATCTGATGTCATCACCATTGAAATCAGCCTCCCCTTCTGTTAACTTGGACTCTCCCTCCATGTCTTTAGATCTTCCTCTGGGCCTTTCTTAAtcactttgtctttgtttatttagaAGACATCCTGATTTTCTCCAAGTCTATCCATGAAAATGAGTCCCATGTCAGGCAACTCCTACACTTTCTTGAGAATGTGATATGTGAGTTTCATGTGGAGTCAGTTTCTTTTCTCAGCTTCATTGGGAAAAGGACAGTTAAAACCTGATCCACTCCATCCAACAAAAAATAACCTCAAATTTTCCTTGGTTTTGGAAACATCTCTAAGGCAGGACAggcaagagaaagaaaaaagaaggggggggggggggaggaaaaggggagaaaataggggaaaatataataaaaggtGTCGACAAGTAGGCCCACAAGACAGGAAGACAGTTCATTTCAGCTCCCTGACTAAAAAACTTAGCCCTGATCCTATGAGTCTTACCCAGTAGATAATGCCGAGTTCAGCACGAGCTAAATATCTACCTTAAATTCATCCAAGCATCTTCCCTGCTAACCCTAATAAGAAGTAACCGGAGTAATCTTGCAGGTCGAATCCTATCAGAGCCACCTGTAACGGTAGCTCCCTTATTGATCGTGACACTTGTTATTTCTGGGATGATTTTAGTAGCCTAGACAGCAAGCTTCAAGGAAAGATTATTTTTACTATTCTGCCTTTCCTGTTTCACAAAAGGTTAAAAAGTGAATGTCCCAAATTTACACAATTGCAGGAAAATTTATTAAAGCAATTTAGCAGgagcaaaacaaaagcaaactcaaacaataaaaatcacaaaacaataaTCAAATCACAAAGGATATTTATCTAACTAATCTACTCTGAGCTTATGCTACTTTTGTTCTCATCTTTGGTGGAGAGAGGTTGGAGAGAGGCTGAACAGAAATGGATTCAAAGATGCACTTATCCCCGAGTTCTGATTTGATGCTAATCACCCAACAGGAAAGCAGCTGAGCATTCACTGGAAGTATTATGGAAATCAAAATCCTTCTGAATTAAGCATCTAACCTGACAAGAAAAGCAGATGAAAAGTCAAAGATTCCAACATCAATTCACAGGTTAGCAGGTTGGACTTTGGTTCCCCCTCTAGAGTCTCTGCTGGAATTTTCAACTGTGAACCTCTTAGATCCAAAATCATCTTCTGAACTGCTCATCTCACAGGAGACAAAAGGGAAAAACCTCgaatctcttcttcacctcaTTTTTATACCTGCTCActctttctccctcctctcccACTGGACACCAAATCTTCACATTTTGGCCATCCAATAAGGTTGTTGATATTCAATCATCTGATGTCCACCAAAATTTTTAtctatctctctatctatcagattttaaactttaaaatcactTCATTccattttctttgttgttcttAACATAAAGTATTCACGTTCACATCACATTTaaggcttctctgcttgggctgctgccccagcaACCCTGCCCCAGATAAGTgcaagaagatggatggatcacatttaaacattcaatcctttctttttcttgtgatgtgtgtgtatgtgtgagagaaacagagacagagagacagtctgtgtgtctttgtcacaaAATGTACTTGATAGTGAGGGTGGGAAGCCACAATAACCCCCCCAAGAGACAGAGGACAGAGACAGATGGAAAGAACTGAGCATCCATCTATTGTCTGGATGACCACAAGAAACCTAGCTTACCTCTATATTGCTAAACACCTAAATGCACAGACGCGCTGTTTGAGCACTTGGTGTCTGGCTTCCTGCTGGATTGCTTGCTTCTCCTGCTCTGGTGCGGATGGAGAATGCCATAGCAAACATTTTGGTTATCAATGTGAGTTGTATTGATGTGCTTCTCTACTCTGGACCAGGGTTGGTACACTGGTTAAAGTCATAGTGGTAAGTTTGCCTGCTGGTGGTGTTCCCTTGTGCTGCTACAGTGGCGTCCCAGTCAGTTTCTGAGTCAGTGTCAGACCCGCTAAAGGCTGTGGATCTGTCAGTGCTGACAGTAGATGACCAGAAGACGGTGCTGTTTCTTCTCACATGGTACAGCCCTGTTTTTTCAGCTCATGATGGTGATTCAGCTGGTGAAAGAGCATATTAATCAACTTCTTGAGACACAGGTAATCAGGGAGAGTAGCAGTCCGTTTGCATCCCCCATGTtggtaagaaagaaaaatggtaGTCCCAGGATGTGTGTTGACTATAGGCCACATAATAGTAAGACCAGGTCTTTAGATACTCTTACAGGCGCATGTTGGTTTTCCACATTGGATTTGGCTACTGGTTACAACCAGGTTCCAGTTGGTGAGGTAGATCAtccaaaaactgtttttgtacactgttttgtctctttgaatGGAAACGCATGCCTTTTGGCCTTAGTGATGCTCCTGATGCAGCAGACCTTTGGTGATCAATAGTGTCAGTCACTGCTCCTATATCTGGATGACATTGTGGTCTTCTCTTCTACTGTTGAGCATGTGGTGGAAGTTTTCTTTTCTGATATATTGATCACATATTTTAACCATATCACTTTAGTATTTGTAGAATCAAAATCTCACCAGTTGTATGCATGTAGGATAGCATCACAAATGGGTCTTATGCTctatcacacacatacacatacacagtggGGCCATTGTAAGTTCATGGGAGACGTTAAGCAGGTAGTGGGGCTCCTTCTGcttatcagggatgtaaatcTCTAGGTGACAgctaagcagaaaacaaggtcgTAATTCTCTGTCTCTGAAGAGAAGGTTTCCAGGATGAGCTGAGCTGAAGGTATAGACTCACGTGATGTGTTGTGGAATTGTCTTTGTTTgaaagtgtctgtgtgtgtatataagatGTGAGGGAGGCAGCAATCATCAGAGATCACCCTGGAGTTTGGCTAGAGTGTTTCTCTCCACATgttaatgtgtttattaaactcACTTCAAATATTGCTCACGGTTTTTAACGGTGTTTGCCGGTTATTTTAAAACTTCCATGATAAGCAGCACCCGGAAAGGTCGGAGGTAGTGCTGGGGAGGCCTAATAAAGAGGGTCTGAAGGTAAAGCAGGCCAAGTGTGCCTTCTTCCAGCGGGAGGTGTGTTACCTAGGACATGTATTTCATGCATCAGCAGCCATGCTATTTAAACCAGTGAAGTATCGATCTGGGGGACCCCAGTACCCCTGCACAGGAAGTGTTGATCAGCTCTCTGTCTAACTAATCTGAATGTCTGATCATGTGGGTCTTACCAATAGCCAATACAGGGCTTAGATGGAGCTGATGGGTGAGGGATTCACCCAGTACTAACTGCCTCAAAGCCCCCAGGTGTCCACCCTGACTTccctggataaaaaaaaaaaaaaacacacacacacacacacacacacacacacacacacacacacacacacacacacacacacaggaacttTCATTAGACTTGCAGGCCTGGTCCTACCAGCCTCGTCCCCAACTAGTAGGTCAGTGCTCTTGAAATATAACTGGGCTTAGCCCCAAGGGTCTGTTACTTTTAAATGCTGGGGTAATGTGTAAGAGCTATTTGTACTAATGTAGATTAATACTCAGATTTCTACCTTTCCTTTTTCACAAAGGGTGAAAAAGGGGAATGTCCACAATTGAGACTTTTTAATTGCAGgatgttttattaaatgaaTTTAGCAGGAGAAAAGGAAAGCAGAGtcaaataatgataaaaaagaGAATCAAATAACTTATGTTTATTCAATTAACCTACTCTGAGCTAATGCTGGCTTTGTTCTGATCTTTGTGAGGAGAAAGGTTGGAGAGAGAACACCAAGCCTGAGGATGTGCTTATCTAGTGTTTCATGCTTAGTGGGAATTCAAATCCTCTTGATTTTATAATCTACCACAACAAAAATAAGCATAGAAAAAGCCTAACAATACAAAACCAATTTAAAAGTTTGGGCAGTGGTTTATCCCTCTGGTATCTCTGTTGGGTTTTCCAACTGTGAATTTCTGAGATCCAATCTTCTGTACTGCTTGTCTCACAGAAGACAAAGGGAAGAACAACTTATGTCTTCTGCACAACACTTTTATACCCGGCCATCCTTTCTCCTCCCTTTCTTACTGGATGTTACATCGTCTGAGATGACATCTGGTCTCACCCACGGTGACATCCAATCAAAGTTGTTGACGTTTAATCACTCGATGTCCAGCCACACCTTGTCATCCTCTCTCTAACGTTTACACATACTTGATTTAACACAGTTAAGGTTTGAAATCTTTAACTTTAAAATCAATTcattacattttcttcttttctgtgttaTTCTTAACATAGAAAGCTGCACTGCATATGAACATTCAGTCATATATGAATACACTTCATGTTACATTGATTATGCAGTCTTACTTAATTTATCGTTAGCTCGTTCTCACATGAACATTCATTTAAACATAACTGCTTTTTAATTCACATATACAGGAAAACTTTTTCTCCTCAAATGCTGTGTTTGTCAATCACAATATACTCAATGcaatttcttttattaaatcgTGCCGTTCATAGCCAGACATTCTTTTGCTGCTCAGTGCTTCTCACTCACTCCCTCCTCCCATCCCTCttgtctacacacacacacggttacAACACTTAATaccctttctctttttcagaatTATGTATAATTATGGGTTGgcgacacagacacacacacagagactaaTCTGTATGTCAAAACCGGATCACATGTATGCATACAAAATCCCCAAATTAGAAACATTTTCATTACTTAACTCATTTCTCATTTAACATTAATCAGACCTATATTTAATTCATGTCTTTGATTAAGAATAAAGATGACTTACTATTAACAAAACCACATGTAGATAGACTATTCTTATGCACTCTGTataatttttaatataaatgtcaagTCCTGAATGTTAAGTCCTTTTACGCTGTCTCAGATGTAATGAGAGGTAAGCCAGGGGACTTCCTCTCTCAACAGAACACATCTTCCACAATTATTTCTTACACATCATAACAATACATAAAAAATGAGAACAATGAAGACATACAGTGTCATTGTTCTAATCATTTGGTTATTTCAGATGGTTTCTGAAAGTTAAAGGACCTGTTGATTAGACAAAAAAATCCAGAGTAGAAAATGACAATAACAGTCAATGCTGAATTATTAAATCTGTGGAAAGTTGGAATGTAAATCAAGAAAGCTTCTACACTATTGTACGCTATTGTCAGGCTTTACTTCAATGCATATTATGCAGGctaaaattaaactaaaattaCTTTCTGCTTGTATAAACATCAAAAACCTGTTAacttaaacattttaaaggtCAGCACCCAGCTTGCAGATCTCATCCAGCAGAAAGTCGATGTCCTCTTGTTGAGTGGCAGGATTGGAAAACACACACCTAAAGAAATTGACTTTGGTTCCCAACGGCTGATAGCCAATCAGAACAGAGCCCTTTTCCATCATCCTGCCTTTGATCCGAGGAGCAACCTGCAGAGAAATATGTTAAAGATCATCATCAGTACTATGAACTCGTCAAGAAACTGAGACAGAAGAGGTCCCAGATGCAGACTAAAAAGACAAATCGTTATCAAAATGACACAGGAAGTAACATGACACACATAACTAACACAAAGACGATGATACAACCGCCTAATCATAACAGTCACTAATAATAATAGCTTTACTTCTAAAAGGTACCAAAGCTAACTAAGAAACCCAaggataaaaataagaaaataatcaaGGAAATAAACCAAGAAATATCTGCTACAACAATAACACAGAACTTAACCACTGTGATGATGTGCACTGACCTGATGGAGTCTTCTATCTCTGTCAGATCCAGGTGGCAAgcttctcagactgggagggaTGTACCAGAAACACACATTACTGTGCTCTGGCTGTTTGAGGGAGGAAAAGGGACAAACCATGTTTGTTCATTTCAATAGATGAGAAACCAAAGAGCTAAATAAGGTAAAgagaaaatgagaagaaaaaaaaaatctaactagTTAGATACTAGTTAAActagttaaagttaaaacaaacaaaccaaaacatgtATGTCCCACAACAGTTCCTGGTTGCATGTAAGTTAGACTTGGTTCAGGTCCATATGGGTTGTCACTTTGCTTGTTACTGCCACATCACAGAGCACTGTGGAATTCTGTCCATATCACACATTTGATCGAACAATCTGTGCTGCTGCGTGCTAGGTGTGCtaaatttttatgttttgttgttaTCACCATGCAGCTAACCAGCCAACAATTTGTAACAGTGGAGGATAAAAAGGAGGACAAAAAATtaggataaaaaataaataataaataaaatttattttaaaaaaaataaaataaataaataaattttatttattatttatttttttttttatcctaatTTTATCAGTTAAATTACTCTCACATGAGTAATGTTTATTCAATTAATCTTGTTATTTCAGCCAAAGAAGGCGTAGCGTTCTAGACATCTCATCTTTAGTCTACACTTCAGTCTAAACTTTAGAGACATAAATTAGGattttttaacaaatatgttcCCATGTGTTGACGTAATCTTGTTTTCCAATTCAAACGTGCTTTTACCATTAAAGACTGCCCCTGGTTgttatatgttttttgtttttttttgaccTGTGTGTATATTTGTAGTATCCTTCTTATGCTATTCATGCATGTATTATTTTCAGACATATGGAGGTTATGTCACCCCCCTCTCCTCCTCATCATTAATGTTCTAGTCCAACATCTACTTGGGCGTGACCTAACCAATTAACCAATACCTACTTATGATATGTCAGCTGACCTATCTGTGAAGTTTTGACTggttaatttgaatttttttctgtttcctgtcttgtatttaagctatttttttttacaatgttttactatgaccctgatgaaggccacaagccgaaacgcgttggtcaattattaaagctGTTCTTCGTTTCTcgagtgttgctggagttcctgctttttttaattctttcatcttctccatgcaccttggaagcagGTGAAGTTGTGGCAGGATTTTTTACTGTGAAAAATAATGTCCACATT harbors:
- the LOC100712319 gene encoding uncharacterized protein LOC100712319 isoform X1; translation: MAAAVNRPPLAPEGPSGANPHVRVNADVANSTQQDPGLHSTSQDPGPSSHPQHPVFARPLFYVHAPPLPPFLQYQWPLPYNPFPGFLGMGYGMVMPPLPPPPYLESPAYIVPHPQVQPVDYRRLLHPQAHSHAPGGSFQNLNQTRRIRLPHTTPVRETVNSEVQTEPIHRGGYDEGCPILSSDSGRATASNSPSSLSSSSQKQGSAEVETYMLASTEAKEQVKGASTNRVKHGCHMVHPTGITVQSSRRETQEIQGCKDGAIQEPSLIPPCGNAHCNMWSVSSQDSMGPVCSSSQTEDEVKERRISVPDILSWGGGTSQKAMTTAAEALLQNNHEIQCYENEVERKSVYQSPSKPKNYPVVVSSADDVDFEVLSSSKDSEMVFKILRLPSLLEPFSLSTRDADSVEMLVKPCLSNGDEILQALNALRNGTENGSETHEEPTEITPKHTSLSRCQMNKNINESVWSVESLAPFIPTKEWLQQNSVFEPEVIVEMERAENSKWSTKKDDSIGKFSKERRQSSRFSSPDSVLVSESVLTFSTPAKKQSPPKNPDMVCETEVSETKGTEESQSTVPSEKYPLLSLTTLQGIILTASTDEDMNDHGSSEPEANQSPNQGTLIYEQEEKSSVERKETCLINSAAEDKVSSTSQMTLQNDTQMEVATAAQKVDGQMRNVELGVPTTDQKMAQVTPSKGNLVDCAIQCTELQGLKCLCKELKGGVGSNRKPQKYPDLKKANDGKAEAFCMQKNSKRNGQWRNRGPEKHNGQQEDCNGSGSRPGKLKGGSGRNPRY